In Miscanthus floridulus cultivar M001 chromosome 5, ASM1932011v1, whole genome shotgun sequence, one genomic interval encodes:
- the LOC136453507 gene encoding histone H4: MSGRGKGGKGLGKGGAKRHRKVLRDNIQGITKPAIRRLARRGGVKRISGLIYEETRGVLKIFLENVIRDAVTYTEHARRKTVTAMDVVYALKRQGRTLYGFGG, translated from the coding sequence ATGTCGGGGCGCGGCAAGGGCGGCAAGGGGCTGGGCAAGGGCGGCGCGAAGCGCCACCGCAAGGTCCTCCGTGACAACATCCAGGGCATCACGAAGCCGGCGATCCGGAGGCTGGCGAGGAGGGGCGGCGTGAAGCGCATCTCGGGGCTCATCTACGAGGAGACCCGCGGCGTGCTCAAGATCTTCCTCGAGAACGTCATCCGCGACGCCGTCACCTACACGGAGCACGCCCGCCGCAAGACCGTCACTGCCATGGACGTCGTCTACGCGCTCAAGCGCCAGGGCCGCACCCTCTACGGATTCGGCGGCTGA